A portion of the Rhodococcus pseudokoreensis genome contains these proteins:
- a CDS encoding ArsR/SmtB family transcription factor, producing the protein MAQYPDQLNGIFQALADPTRRAVLGRLSRGPATVSELAKPFDMALPSFMKHIHFLEDSGWIRTHKEGRVRTCAIEKAPFTAVEFWLAEQLELWEGRTDRLEQFVTEPTLTTHSKDTPQ; encoded by the coding sequence GTGGCTCAGTATCCGGATCAACTGAACGGCATCTTCCAGGCACTCGCCGACCCCACCCGGCGGGCCGTGCTGGGCCGCCTGAGCCGCGGCCCGGCCACGGTCAGCGAACTGGCGAAACCGTTCGACATGGCCCTGCCCTCCTTCATGAAGCACATCCACTTCCTGGAGGACAGCGGGTGGATCCGGACACACAAGGAAGGCCGGGTACGGACGTGTGCGATCGAGAAGGCGCCGTTCACGGCGGTCGAATTCTGGCTCGCGGAGCAACTGGAACTCTGGGAGGGCCGCACCGACAGGCTCGAACAATTCGTCACCGAACCCACACTCACCACTCACTCGAAGGACACACCGCAATGA
- a CDS encoding SRPBCC family protein → MTDTARPDLDLKISRVIRAPRAVVWRAWTDPASFEQWWVPAPSRCRVVDMELRPGGALTTQISEDGGEFVPHLSGCFLAVDELERIVFTNSLVGGWRPAEQPFMTAIITLTDHPTGTEYVAHVMHKNSADRDTHEEMGFYDGWGTVTEQLADLAERRS, encoded by the coding sequence ATGACCGACACTGCGAGACCAGATCTCGACCTCAAAATTTCGCGCGTCATCCGGGCGCCCCGGGCGGTGGTGTGGCGCGCCTGGACCGACCCCGCCAGCTTCGAACAGTGGTGGGTCCCCGCGCCCTCACGGTGCCGGGTCGTCGACATGGAACTACGCCCGGGCGGCGCGCTCACCACCCAGATCAGCGAGGACGGCGGCGAATTCGTGCCCCACCTGAGTGGCTGCTTCCTCGCCGTCGACGAACTCGAACGCATCGTGTTCACCAACTCCCTGGTCGGTGGCTGGCGGCCCGCCGAACAGCCGTTCATGACCGCGATCATCACGTTGACCGACCACCCGACGGGCACGGAATACGTCGCCCACGTGATGCACAAAAACAGCGCCGACCGCGACACCCACGAAGAAATGGGCTTCTACGACGGGTGGGGCACCGTCACGGAGCAACTCGCCGACCTCGCCGAGCGCCGGTCGTAA
- a CDS encoding 5-oxoprolinase/urea amidolyase family protein translates to MSAKITVQRPGMLTTVQDFPGRTGYWHVGVPPSGPMDDLSFRLGNTALGNDEGAAGIECAMSGPALQFDEETVVCVTGAPAPVTVDGVLHAQWRPVRVPAGGTLDVGAVAGPGLRIYLLVQGGLDVDDFLGSASTFTLGKFGGHQGRTLRQGDVLAVGEHDGTRAAAVPAEHVPALCSRWEIAVTEGPHGAPEFFTRADIDTLYRTDYEVHFNSDRTGVRLIGPKPDWARTDGGEAGLHPSNIHDNAYSVGALDFTGDTPILLGPDGPSLGGFVCPVTVVSAERWKLGQLAPGDTVRFVPIRADRAASTRALGPARRAGFSTVFSTTGDRDDGVIARRDGETAVTYRRSGDDNVLVEYGDMSLDLALRARAHALHQRLEVEKPAGLLDLTPGIRSLQVRVDPDVLPIPKLMGLLAEAEDALPAANELVVPSRSVRMPLSWDDPSTREAIQRYMHGVRADAPWCPWNIEFIRRMNGLGSVDDVFDTVFGAEYMVLGLGDVYLGAPVATPLDPRHRLVTTKYNPARTWTPENAVGIGGAYLCIYGMEGPGGYQFVGRTTQVWNHRHPEKSGPFEDGTPWLLRFFDRISWYPVEPDELMDLRSDVAAGRGGGIEITEGTFSLAEHEQFLAVNAESIGGFRAEQAVAFAAERQRWSAAGEFATAG, encoded by the coding sequence ATGAGCGCCAAGATCACCGTGCAGCGGCCCGGCATGCTCACCACGGTCCAGGACTTCCCGGGCCGGACCGGGTACTGGCACGTCGGGGTGCCGCCGTCAGGTCCGATGGACGACCTGTCGTTCCGGCTCGGGAACACCGCGCTCGGCAACGACGAGGGCGCCGCCGGAATCGAATGCGCCATGTCCGGACCCGCGTTGCAGTTCGACGAGGAGACAGTGGTCTGCGTGACCGGCGCACCCGCCCCGGTCACCGTCGACGGTGTGCTGCACGCGCAGTGGCGTCCGGTGCGGGTACCGGCGGGCGGGACCCTGGACGTCGGCGCGGTCGCCGGGCCCGGCCTGCGCATCTACCTCCTCGTCCAGGGCGGGCTCGACGTCGACGACTTCCTCGGCAGCGCCTCGACATTCACACTCGGCAAGTTCGGCGGGCATCAGGGCCGCACGCTGCGGCAGGGCGACGTGCTCGCGGTCGGTGAGCACGACGGCACCCGCGCGGCCGCCGTCCCCGCCGAACACGTCCCCGCCCTGTGCAGTCGCTGGGAGATCGCGGTCACCGAGGGCCCGCACGGCGCACCCGAATTCTTCACCCGCGCCGACATCGACACGCTGTACCGGACCGACTACGAGGTGCATTTCAACTCGGACCGCACCGGGGTGCGGCTGATCGGACCCAAACCCGACTGGGCGCGCACGGACGGCGGCGAGGCGGGACTGCACCCGTCCAACATCCACGACAACGCGTATTCGGTCGGCGCACTGGACTTCACGGGAGACACCCCGATCCTCCTGGGCCCGGACGGACCGAGCCTCGGCGGGTTCGTGTGCCCGGTCACGGTCGTCTCCGCGGAACGCTGGAAGCTCGGACAACTGGCCCCCGGCGACACGGTGCGCTTCGTGCCGATCCGGGCCGACCGGGCCGCGTCCACGCGTGCACTGGGGCCGGCCCGGCGGGCGGGGTTCTCGACGGTCTTCTCCACCACCGGCGACCGGGACGACGGCGTGATCGCCCGGCGCGACGGCGAGACCGCCGTGACGTACCGGCGCTCCGGCGACGACAACGTGCTCGTCGAATACGGTGACATGAGCCTCGACCTCGCCTTGCGGGCCCGCGCGCACGCGCTGCACCAGCGGCTCGAGGTCGAGAAACCGGCCGGGCTGCTCGACCTGACACCGGGCATCCGGTCGCTGCAGGTCCGGGTCGACCCCGACGTGCTGCCGATCCCGAAGCTGATGGGGCTGCTCGCCGAGGCGGAGGACGCACTGCCCGCGGCGAACGAACTCGTGGTGCCGAGCCGATCCGTGCGGATGCCGCTGTCGTGGGACGATCCCTCGACGCGGGAGGCGATCCAGCGGTACATGCACGGGGTCCGCGCCGACGCGCCGTGGTGCCCGTGGAACATCGAGTTCATCCGCCGCATGAACGGACTCGGCAGTGTCGACGACGTCTTCGACACCGTCTTCGGTGCGGAGTACATGGTGCTCGGACTCGGCGACGTCTACCTCGGCGCTCCCGTCGCGACACCCCTCGACCCGCGGCACCGGCTGGTCACCACGAAGTACAACCCCGCCCGCACGTGGACACCGGAGAACGCGGTCGGCATCGGTGGGGCGTACCTGTGCATCTACGGGATGGAGGGGCCCGGCGGCTACCAGTTCGTCGGCCGCACCACCCAGGTGTGGAACCATCGGCATCCCGAGAAGTCCGGTCCGTTTGAGGACGGCACCCCCTGGCTGCTGCGCTTCTTCGACCGGATCTCCTGGTACCCCGTGGAACCGGACGAGCTGATGGACCTGCGATCCGACGTCGCGGCGGGCCGCGGCGGCGGCATCGAGATCACGGAGGGCACGTTCTCGCTCGCCGAGCACGAGCAGTTCCTCGCGGTCAACGCCGAATCGATCGGCGGATTCCGCGCCGAGCAGGCCGTCGCGTTCGCCGCCGAGCGGCAACGATGGTCCGCGGCAGGGGAGTTCGCGACGGCGGGCTGA
- a CDS encoding urea amidolyase associated protein UAAP2: protein MTTTIETAPLVPGTVILDEEVGARGPWSAVVAAGDVLTIVDLYGNQAVDTLIYAADDHRQRYSAAATVSAQRNLFLTTGSVLRTDDHDALMTLVADEVGSHDTVGGACSQESNTLRYGHHTKHQHACVENFLAEGSRWGIGKRDLVSNINFFMNVPVDADGTLGIVDGLSAPGRRLALRADRDVLVLVSNCPQINNPCNGFDPTPVRMIVTRPAGAPA from the coding sequence ATGACCACCACCATCGAGACCGCGCCGCTGGTACCGGGAACGGTGATCCTGGACGAGGAGGTCGGCGCCCGCGGACCCTGGTCCGCCGTCGTCGCGGCCGGCGACGTCCTGACCATCGTGGATCTGTACGGCAACCAGGCCGTCGACACCCTGATCTACGCGGCCGACGACCACCGGCAGCGCTACTCGGCCGCCGCGACGGTGTCGGCGCAGCGAAATCTGTTCCTGACCACGGGAAGTGTGCTCCGCACCGACGATCACGACGCGCTGATGACACTCGTCGCCGACGAGGTCGGCTCGCACGACACGGTGGGCGGCGCCTGCTCCCAGGAGTCGAACACCCTGCGGTACGGCCACCACACCAAGCATCAGCACGCCTGCGTCGAGAACTTCCTCGCGGAAGGGTCGCGGTGGGGGATCGGCAAGCGGGATCTGGTGTCGAACATCAACTTCTTCATGAACGTCCCCGTCGACGCCGACGGCACACTCGGCATCGTCGACGGCCTGTCCGCACCCGGCCGCCGCCTCGCGCTCCGCGCGGACCGCGACGTTCTGGTACTGGTGTCCAATTGCCCGCAGATCAACAACCCCTGCAACGGTTTCGATCCGACCCCGGTGCGGATGATCGTGACCCGGCCGGCGGGAGCACCCGCATGA
- a CDS encoding urea amidolyase associated protein UAAP1 yields the protein MTSVDTSTTSAAKEHARAQSGVVTDSMPVVPASSWPAPPAGVDPALLTWAETVPGGRYTTKVLGRGTRLRLRDLDGRACAHLLLYRADAPWERLNVADTVKVPWQAYTGAGHPLLSDQGRVLATVVSDGSGRHDALCGTTSLATNTAKYGDGSLHSASPAGRELFTVAAAKHGLERRDLPPSLSFFHGVRVGADGSLSSIGSAGADTAVELVIHLPVIVLIANTAHPLDLSPTYDTTALEVLAWTGADVAGPVDADPEYRRAFLNTEDVWAAAQCQGREQA from the coding sequence ATGACCTCAGTGGACACCTCGACCACCAGCGCAGCGAAGGAACACGCGCGTGCCCAGTCGGGCGTGGTCACCGACTCGATGCCGGTGGTCCCGGCGTCGTCCTGGCCCGCCCCGCCGGCCGGTGTGGATCCGGCGCTGCTCACGTGGGCGGAGACCGTTCCCGGCGGCCGGTACACCACGAAGGTGCTGGGCCGCGGCACCCGGTTGCGACTGCGGGACCTCGACGGCCGGGCCTGCGCCCACCTGCTGCTGTACCGGGCGGACGCGCCGTGGGAACGGCTCAACGTCGCCGACACCGTGAAGGTGCCGTGGCAGGCGTACACGGGGGCCGGGCATCCGCTGCTCTCCGATCAGGGGCGCGTCCTCGCGACCGTCGTGTCGGACGGGTCCGGGCGGCACGACGCCCTCTGCGGCACCACGTCGCTCGCCACGAACACCGCGAAATACGGTGACGGCAGCCTGCATTCGGCGTCTCCCGCCGGCCGTGAACTCTTCACCGTGGCCGCCGCGAAGCACGGGCTCGAGCGCCGCGACCTCCCGCCGTCGCTGTCGTTCTTCCACGGGGTGCGGGTGGGTGCGGACGGATCGCTGAGCAGTATCGGATCCGCGGGCGCGGACACCGCCGTCGAACTCGTGATCCACCTCCCGGTGATCGTCCTGATCGCCAACACGGCGCATCCGCTGGATCTGTCGCCGACGTACGACACGACCGCGCTCGAAGTGCTCGCCTGGACCGGCGCCGACGTGGCCGGGCCCGTCGACGCCGACCCGGAGTACCGGCGCGCGTTCCTCAACACCGAAGACGTCTGGGCTGCAGCGCAGTGCCAGGGACGGGAGCAGGCATGA
- a CDS encoding amino acid permease has protein sequence MSTPTRTAQVPTAPAPAPSRPSGVDDTGDLGEFGYEQQLHRSLGKFASFAAGFSFVSILTTIFQLFGLGFGFAGPAFFWTWPVVFAGQFMVALNFAELAARYPISGAIYQWSRRMGGEVVGWFAGWFMILAQMVTASAAAIALQVVLPNVWSGFQIIGEDSTLTSASGAANAVLLGSVLLVLTTFINCIGVNWMSRINNIGVTCEIVGVIAVIGMFLTHARRGPDVVFDTGTAGASPGYGWAWIVSGLMAAYVMVGFGSAGELAEETRNPRRVAPRTIRLALSVSALGGGLMILGALMAAPSLTDGRLAAEGLPYVLSSILSSPWGTLLLVDVAIAVFVCTLAIQTAASRLVFSMARDGRLPASRILSTVNPRTGTPIAPSVLIGLVCIGILAVNVGNSAIFATLSSVCIILIYLAYLMVTVPLLLRRLKGWPHGGPQVDADGRTLFSLGRFGLPVNILAVGYGALMVVNLSWPRAEIFDPSGDYPLLRWAAPVTVAAVVALGIACFPRGRTTPNPVTIGA, from the coding sequence TTGAGTACACCCACAAGGACTGCGCAGGTGCCGACCGCGCCGGCTCCCGCACCTTCCCGCCCGTCCGGCGTCGACGACACGGGTGACCTCGGCGAATTCGGTTACGAGCAGCAACTCCACCGTTCCCTGGGCAAGTTCGCGTCGTTCGCCGCCGGCTTCTCCTTCGTCTCCATCCTCACCACCATCTTCCAGCTCTTCGGGCTCGGATTCGGGTTCGCCGGGCCCGCGTTCTTCTGGACGTGGCCGGTGGTGTTCGCCGGCCAGTTCATGGTTGCGCTCAACTTCGCCGAACTCGCCGCCCGCTACCCCATCTCGGGGGCGATCTACCAGTGGTCCCGCCGCATGGGCGGCGAGGTGGTCGGCTGGTTCGCCGGATGGTTCATGATCCTCGCGCAGATGGTGACGGCGTCCGCCGCGGCCATCGCCCTGCAGGTCGTTCTCCCCAACGTGTGGAGCGGATTCCAGATCATCGGGGAGGACAGTACTTTGACGTCCGCGAGCGGTGCCGCCAACGCGGTGCTGCTGGGCTCCGTCCTGCTCGTGCTGACCACGTTCATCAATTGCATCGGCGTCAACTGGATGTCCCGGATCAACAATATCGGTGTCACCTGCGAGATCGTCGGGGTCATCGCGGTGATCGGCATGTTCCTCACCCACGCCCGGCGCGGACCGGACGTCGTGTTCGACACCGGAACGGCCGGGGCGTCGCCCGGGTACGGATGGGCCTGGATCGTCTCGGGTCTGATGGCGGCCTACGTGATGGTCGGGTTCGGTTCGGCGGGCGAACTCGCCGAGGAGACCAGGAACCCGCGCCGGGTGGCACCGCGCACGATCCGCCTCGCGCTGTCCGTGTCGGCGCTCGGCGGCGGACTGATGATCCTCGGCGCGCTGATGGCCGCACCGAGCCTGACGGACGGCCGTCTCGCCGCCGAGGGCCTGCCGTACGTGCTCTCGTCGATCCTCAGCTCCCCGTGGGGAACCCTGCTCCTCGTCGACGTCGCGATCGCCGTGTTCGTCTGCACGCTCGCCATCCAGACGGCGGCGTCGCGGCTGGTGTTCTCCATGGCCCGGGACGGACGGCTGCCGGCCTCGCGGATTCTGTCGACGGTGAACCCCCGCACCGGAACACCCATCGCGCCGTCCGTCCTGATCGGCCTCGTGTGCATCGGCATCCTCGCCGTCAACGTCGGGAACTCCGCGATCTTCGCGACCCTCTCGAGCGTCTGCATCATCCTGATCTACCTCGCCTACCTGATGGTCACGGTGCCGCTGCTGCTGCGCAGGCTGAAGGGCTGGCCGCACGGGGGACCGCAGGTCGACGCGGACGGCCGGACGCTGTTCTCGCTCGGACGGTTCGGACTGCCCGTGAACATCCTGGCGGTCGGCTACGGCGCGCTGATGGTCGTCAACCTGTCCTGGCCGCGCGCCGAGATCTTCGACCCCAGCGGCGACTACCCCCTCCTGCGGTGGGCCGCCCCGGTCACCGTCGCCGCCGTGGTCGCGCTCGGGATCGCGTGCTTCCCGCGCGGCCGCACGACCCCCAACCCCGTCACGATCGGAGCCTGA
- a CDS encoding TetR/AcrR family transcriptional regulator, translating into MTTGPGRPRLTSQRRPGQTTPEEILDAAGELFTTKGFAATSTRLIAEMVGIRQASLYHHFPNKEEILAALLEETVSPALAAAERLTDAAAPATVRLHALATYDVTQLTTTRWNLGALYLLPELLTDRFEPFRTQRTLLRGHYRQLADRALTEITGDSGSISPALADLPFRIVESAIATRADIERGLLPGPENEGAAGLLADACLRTLGWTAPLDEIRAKSRALLAETGGGTPLHR; encoded by the coding sequence GTGACCACAGGGCCGGGACGACCCCGACTGACCAGTCAGCGCAGACCAGGGCAGACCACACCCGAGGAGATCCTCGACGCCGCCGGAGAGTTGTTCACCACCAAGGGTTTCGCCGCCACCTCGACCCGACTGATCGCCGAGATGGTCGGCATCCGGCAGGCGTCGCTCTACCACCACTTCCCCAACAAGGAGGAGATCCTCGCGGCACTGCTCGAGGAGACGGTCTCCCCCGCTCTCGCCGCCGCCGAGCGACTCACCGACGCCGCCGCACCCGCCACGGTGCGCCTGCATGCACTGGCCACCTACGACGTCACCCAACTCACGACCACCAGATGGAATCTCGGTGCGCTGTACCTTCTCCCGGAACTGCTGACCGATCGATTCGAGCCGTTCCGCACCCAGCGCACCCTGCTGCGCGGGCACTACCGGCAACTGGCGGACCGGGCCCTGACGGAAATCACCGGCGATTCCGGCAGCATCTCCCCCGCCCTGGCCGACCTGCCGTTCCGAATCGTGGAGAGCGCCATCGCAACCCGCGCCGACATCGAACGCGGACTACTGCCCGGGCCCGAGAACGAGGGCGCTGCCGGACTCCTCGCCGACGCCTGCCTCCGCACCCTCGGGTGGACGGCGCCGCTGGACGAAATCCGGGCGAAGTCGCGGGCACTGCTCGCCGAGACCGGGGGCGGAACACCCCTTCACCGCTAG
- a CDS encoding type VII secretion target — protein sequence MSEVFVVTDGIRKYGATAAQAAEQISSAAALDLGTNLAALAPVFGPIGADFLASFAAAQANHAASVAELATHYAQTAIAADATAQSYDSVDGANGAALGAVGDGLGAVGDGLGGLA from the coding sequence TTGAGCGAAGTCTTCGTCGTCACGGACGGCATCAGGAAATACGGCGCCACCGCCGCGCAGGCAGCCGAACAGATCAGCAGCGCCGCCGCACTCGATCTCGGGACGAATCTCGCGGCGCTCGCGCCCGTGTTCGGCCCGATCGGAGCCGATTTTCTCGCGTCCTTCGCTGCCGCGCAGGCAAACCACGCCGCCTCGGTCGCCGAACTCGCCACGCACTACGCGCAGACCGCAATCGCGGCCGACGCCACCGCCCAGTCCTACGACTCCGTCGACGGCGCCAACGGCGCCGCGCTCGGTGCTGTCGGCGACGGACTCGGTGCTGTCGGCGACGGACTCGGGGGCCTCGCATGA
- the hisS gene encoding histidine--tRNA ligase: MSKASTFSAPKGVPDYVPPQSSEFVAVRDELTRAARLAGYGHIELPIFEDTGLFARGVGESTDVVSKEMYTFADRGDRSVTLRPEGTAGVMRAVIEHGLDRGQLPVKLSYAGPFFRYERPQAGRYRQLQQVGVEAIGVDDPALDAEVIAVADAGFRGLGLEGFRLEITSLGDDTCRPQYRERLQEFLFALPLDEETRRRAEINPLRVLDDKRKEVREMTADAPLMLDHLSDTAKAHFDEVLAHLDALGVPYVVNPRMVRGLDYYTKTTFEFVHDGLGAQSGIGGGGRYDGLMEQLGGQPLSGIGFGLGVDRTVLALAAEGKTAGSTARCEVFGVPLGEEAKAKLVVIAQQLRAQGIRVDLAYGNRGVKGAMKAADRSGAALALVLGDRDIAEGTVGIKNLATGDQESVSAADVLARVGAILGD, from the coding sequence GTGAGCAAAGCCAGCACCTTCTCCGCCCCCAAGGGCGTCCCCGATTACGTCCCGCCGCAGTCGTCCGAGTTCGTCGCGGTCCGTGACGAACTCACGCGCGCTGCGCGTCTGGCCGGATACGGCCACATCGAACTTCCCATCTTCGAGGACACCGGGCTGTTCGCCCGCGGTGTCGGCGAGTCCACCGACGTCGTCAGCAAGGAGATGTACACGTTCGCCGACCGCGGTGACCGTTCGGTGACCCTGCGGCCCGAGGGCACCGCGGGTGTCATGCGGGCCGTGATCGAGCACGGCCTGGACCGCGGGCAGTTGCCGGTGAAGCTGAGCTACGCCGGCCCGTTCTTCCGTTACGAGCGACCGCAGGCCGGCCGGTACCGCCAGCTGCAGCAGGTCGGGGTGGAGGCCATCGGCGTCGACGACCCGGCACTCGACGCCGAGGTCATCGCCGTCGCCGACGCCGGTTTCCGCGGCCTCGGTCTCGAGGGTTTCCGGTTGGAGATCACGTCCCTCGGCGACGACACGTGCCGTCCGCAGTACCGGGAACGGTTGCAGGAGTTCCTGTTCGCCCTTCCCCTCGACGAGGAGACGCGCCGGCGGGCGGAGATCAACCCGCTGCGGGTGCTCGACGACAAGCGCAAGGAGGTGCGCGAGATGACGGCGGACGCCCCGCTGATGCTCGATCACCTCTCGGACACGGCGAAGGCGCACTTCGACGAGGTGCTCGCGCACCTCGACGCGCTGGGTGTGCCGTACGTGGTGAACCCGCGAATGGTCCGGGGCCTCGACTACTACACGAAGACGACGTTCGAGTTCGTCCACGACGGTCTCGGCGCGCAGTCGGGTATCGGGGGCGGCGGACGCTACGACGGTCTGATGGAGCAGCTCGGCGGGCAGCCGTTGTCCGGCATCGGTTTCGGGCTCGGTGTCGACCGCACCGTCCTGGCGCTCGCCGCGGAGGGCAAGACCGCGGGCTCGACGGCCCGCTGCGAGGTCTTCGGCGTCCCGCTGGGCGAGGAGGCGAAGGCGAAGCTGGTGGTGATCGCGCAGCAGTTGCGCGCCCAGGGAATCCGAGTCGATCTCGCGTACGGCAACCGCGGCGTGAAGGGCGCGATGAAGGCCGCAGACCGGTCCGGTGCCGCGCTGGCGCTGGTGCTCGGTGACCGCGACATCGCCGAGGGCACGGTGGGAATCAAGAATCTCGCCACCGGCGATCAGGAATCGGTGTCGGCGGCAGATGTTCTCGCGCGCGTCGGAGCCATCCTTGGGGACTGA
- a CDS encoding MBL fold metallo-hydrolase, protein MLVTGFPAGMFQTNCYILAQDDAPECVVVDPGQDAAEPLFEFLDQSNLTPTAVLLTHGHLDHVWNAYDVCEKFGIPAYIHPEDRYMLSDPGRGIGPTMKPFIEGMTFVEPGEVIELADGDVIEQAGVSFAVDHTPGHTQGSVVFRTRVVTENGPVEIALTGDTLFQGSIGRSDLPGGNHEQLLQSIADKLLILADDTAVLPGHGGSSTVGAERGSNPFLVGLPGSK, encoded by the coding sequence GTGCTCGTCACAGGATTCCCGGCCGGGATGTTTCAGACCAACTGCTACATCCTCGCGCAGGACGACGCCCCGGAGTGCGTCGTCGTCGACCCAGGGCAGGACGCCGCCGAACCGCTGTTCGAGTTCCTGGACCAGTCGAATCTCACCCCGACGGCGGTGCTGCTGACCCACGGTCACCTCGACCACGTCTGGAACGCCTACGACGTCTGCGAGAAGTTCGGGATCCCCGCGTACATCCACCCCGAGGACCGGTACATGCTGTCGGACCCCGGCCGCGGCATCGGCCCGACGATGAAACCGTTCATCGAGGGCATGACGTTCGTCGAGCCGGGCGAGGTGATCGAACTCGCCGACGGCGACGTGATCGAGCAGGCCGGGGTGTCGTTCGCCGTCGACCACACCCCCGGGCACACGCAGGGGTCCGTGGTGTTCCGCACCCGGGTCGTCACCGAGAACGGTCCGGTCGAGATCGCCCTCACCGGTGACACGCTGTTCCAGGGATCGATCGGCCGCAGCGACCTGCCCGGTGGCAACCACGAACAGTTGCTGCAGTCCATCGCCGACAAGCTTCTGATCCTCGCCGACGACACGGCGGTCCTCCCCGGGCACGGCGGGTCGAGCACGGTCGGCGCCGAACGCGGGTCGAACCCGTTTCTCGTTGGACTCCCGGGATCGAAATAA
- a CDS encoding peptidylprolyl isomerase, with the protein MPSNEQRREAAKRKLERQLERRADRARKRKQLTIAGSVLGVVLVVAAGAVVFSLTRGDDEATEASAAESVTASPQSPGVMPAGRSEPLPEKVSCTYTPDSQPPAKQVNPPRTDEIDTTLQEVSVSMQTTQGNIGLVLDNADSPCTVNNFLSLASQNYFDNTPCHRLVTSEGLKVLQCGDPTGTGTGGPGYGFANEFPTDQYEASDPSLQVPVTYPRGTIAMANSGQPDSNGSQFFLVYADSQLPPQYTAFGKVDDTGLATIEKVAAAGDDGSMQAGGGKPNLPIDITSVRMD; encoded by the coding sequence GTGCCGAGCAACGAGCAGCGCCGGGAAGCAGCGAAACGAAAGCTCGAGCGTCAGCTCGAACGCCGCGCCGACAGAGCACGCAAGCGTAAGCAGCTGACCATCGCCGGTTCGGTGCTCGGAGTCGTGCTCGTGGTGGCCGCCGGCGCCGTCGTCTTCTCCCTCACCCGCGGCGACGACGAGGCGACGGAGGCATCGGCGGCGGAGTCGGTGACGGCGTCACCGCAGTCGCCCGGTGTGATGCCCGCGGGCCGGTCCGAACCGCTCCCCGAGAAGGTGTCCTGCACGTACACCCCCGACAGTCAGCCGCCGGCGAAGCAGGTGAACCCGCCGCGCACCGACGAGATCGACACCACGCTCCAGGAAGTCAGCGTCAGCATGCAGACGACGCAGGGCAACATCGGTCTGGTCCTGGACAACGCCGATTCCCCGTGCACGGTCAACAACTTCCTGAGCCTGGCGAGCCAGAACTACTTCGACAACACCCCCTGCCACCGGCTGGTCACGTCCGAGGGACTGAAGGTCCTGCAGTGCGGTGATCCCACGGGAACCGGCACCGGCGGCCCGGGCTACGGGTTCGCCAACGAATTCCCCACCGACCAGTACGAGGCGTCGGATCCGTCGCTGCAGGTTCCGGTGACCTACCCGCGCGGCACCATCGCGATGGCCAACAGCGGGCAACCCGACAGCAACGGCAGCCAGTTCTTCCTCGTCTACGCCGATTCGCAGCTGCCCCCGCAGTACACCGCGTTCGGGAAGGTCGACGACACGGGTCTCGCGACCATCGAGAAGGTGGCGGCGGCCGGTGACGACGGATCGATGCAGGCCGGCGGCGGCAAGCCGAACCTGCCCATCGACATCACGTCCGTCCGGATGGACTGA
- a CDS encoding peptidylprolyl isomerase, protein MKRTSILVAGVSLAVLLAGCSDSSDSGGSPAGTSSKAAATSTAEQSLDLSKFGTLPAVPPPAGATVDCTYPAGRPAVKDVTPPPTSGVSTEGTVPVDLQTSAGPIGLVLDRAEAPCTVNSFTSLAQQGYFDDTPCHRLTTEVGLQVLQCGDPSGAGTGGPGYGFDTEYPETAFAPNDPALANPVVYPRGTVAMANSGQPGSNGSQFFLVYADSVLPPNYTVFGSISEEGLATVEKIAADGDDGSMAAGGGKPNTPVQIETAKVG, encoded by the coding sequence ATGAAACGCACCTCGATTCTCGTCGCAGGCGTGAGCCTCGCGGTCCTCCTCGCCGGCTGTTCGGATTCGTCCGACTCCGGCGGCTCGCCGGCCGGCACCTCGTCGAAGGCGGCCGCCACGAGCACGGCGGAGCAGTCGCTCGATCTGTCCAAGTTCGGCACGCTCCCCGCTGTCCCGCCTCCCGCCGGGGCCACCGTGGACTGCACGTACCCGGCGGGGCGTCCCGCGGTCAAGGACGTCACCCCGCCGCCCACGTCCGGTGTGTCCACCGAGGGCACGGTTCCCGTGGATCTGCAGACCAGCGCGGGACCGATCGGCCTGGTCCTGGACCGCGCCGAGGCCCCGTGCACGGTCAACAGCTTCACGAGCCTGGCCCAGCAGGGGTACTTCGACGACACTCCCTGCCACCGGCTGACGACCGAAGTGGGTCTGCAGGTGCTGCAGTGCGGCGACCCGAGCGGGGCGGGCACCGGCGGCCCGGGCTACGGATTCGACACCGAGTACCCGGAGACCGCGTTCGCGCCGAACGATCCGGCACTCGCCAATCCGGTGGTCTACCCCCGCGGCACCGTCGCGATGGCCAACAGCGGGCAGCCCGGCAGCAACGGCAGCCAGTTCTTCCTCGTCTACGCCGACTCGGTGCTCCCGCCCAACTACACCGTCTTCGGTTCGATCTCCGAGGAGGGCCTCGCGACCGTCGAGAAGATCGCGGCGGACGGCGACGACGGATCCATGGCTGCCGGCGGCGGCAAGCCCAACACCCCGGTGCAGATCGAGACCGCGAAGGTCGGCTGA